From Phragmites australis chromosome 5, lpPhrAust1.1, whole genome shotgun sequence, a single genomic window includes:
- the LOC133918894 gene encoding pathogenesis-related thaumatin-like protein 3.5, protein MATTAACRALVAFFVVLAVSVSGVWSKSFTMTNNCRYTVWPGILSGAGSAGLDSTGFQLAPGQSHTMSAPAGWSGRLWGRTLCSTDSSGKFSCVTGDCGSGRLDCAGGGAAPPATLAEFTLDGSGGMDFYDVSLVDGYNLPMLVAPQGASPGGNCALTGCMVDLNGACPTDLRVTSAGGGVACKSACEAFGSAQYCCSGEYGNPNTCRPSAYSQFFKNACPRAYSYAYDDATSTFTCPGGDTAYTITFCPSTTSVKSSSPNSKAPGLPLINDTMVYLGGDQVCAAWAVRPPSLLVLLGVVFLALARAFY, encoded by the exons atggcgacgacggcggcaTGCCGAGCTCTTGTCGCATTCTTCGTCGTCCTAGCCGTCTCCGTTAGCG GTGTTTGGTCCAAGTCGTTCACTATGACCAACAACTGCCGGTACACGGTGTGGCCAGGGATCCTGTCCGGCGCCGGTTCGGCGGGGTTGGACAGCACGGGCTTTCAGCTCGCGCCGGGGCAGTCGCACACCATGTCAGCGCCGGCGGGGTGGTCAGGACGTCTCTGGGGCCGGACCCTCTGCTCTACGGACAGCAGCGGCAAGTTCAGCTGCGTCACGGGAGACTGCGGCTCCGGCCGTCTGGACTGCGCGGGAGGCGGGGCCGCGCCGCCAGCGACGCTTGCGGAGTTCACGCTCGATGGCAGTGGCGGCATGGACTTCTACGACGTGAGCCTCGTGGACGGGTACAACCTCCCGATGCTCGTGGCACCGCAGGGCGCGTCCCCGGGAGGGAACTGCGCGCTGACTGGGTGCATGGTGGACCTGAACGGCGCGTGCCCTACCGACCTCCGGGTGAcgtcggccggcggcggcgtggcgtGCAAGAGCGCGTGTGAGGCGTTCGGGTCGGCGCAGTACTGTTGCAGCGGCGAGTACGGGAACCCGAACACGTGCCGGCCGTCGGCGTACTCGCAGTTCTTCAAGAACGCGTGCCCGAGGGCGTACAGCTACGCGTACGATGacgccacctccaccttcacctgcCCCGGCGGCGATACCGCCTACACCATCACCTTCTGCCCCAGCACAACCAG CGTGAAGTCGTCCAGCCCGAACTCGAAGGCGCCGGGGCTGCCGCTCATCAACGACACCATGGTGTACCTCGGCGGCGACCAGGTCTGCGCCGCCTGGGCAGTGCGGCCGCCGTCTCTGCTTGTCCTCCTCGGCGTCGTCTTCCTTGCGCTCGCACGCGCGTTCTACTGA